DNA from Alphaproteobacteria bacterium SS10:
TCACGGCGCCGACGATGAAGAGGCCCCGCGTGTTGTCGTCAGCGAAGTTCAACGCATTGATAATGAGGTCTATCTGGTTCTAGAGCTGCGCGATGATCCCGGCCGCGGCCGCCTAACCGTCATCTTCGATGCTGAACCTCTCACCCTCTCACGCTGGGTCGTGCTGGATGCCCAGGGCTTCCAGACTGAGGTGCGCCTAACCGACTGGCTCGAGAACACAGAGCTCGACCGGGATCTATTCTTTTTCTCCCGCCCCGGCTTTGGCGGGGTTGAGTGACGGCGGATGCTGTCGGCTAAACGGGCGCAGCAAGAGCTCCTTCAACGGCCGATCGCCCAGCCCCTCAACACCGATGCGCATATCCACCTGACGCTCCGTCGCGCTTCTGGTCCCGAAAATTGGATCCCAGATCGATAGGATCGTGCCGTAATTGCTGTCGGTATCCGCGCGCTTAGCATGGTGATGCACCCAGTGGATCGATGGGGTTATCAAGACCCGCGACAGGGCACGTTCAAGCTTTAGCGGCAGTTTGATGTTGGAATGCTGAAAGATCGCGGAGATCAGGACCAGCAACTCGAACACCACAACGCTGGTGAGCGGGATGCCAAGCGCTAAAACCGGCACCGCACGGGCGAAGGCTGACAGCACCACCTCACCAAAATGGAACCGAACAGCACTGGTGGTATCCAGGCGTTCATCCAGATGGTGGATCTCATGAAACCGCCAGAGGAACGGCACCTCATGGTTGAAGCGATGCCACCAATAGATCGCCATATCCAAGATTAGGATATCGAGGACCAGGCCAGTCCAACCTTGCAAGAACTCAGGCCGGACGACCGGAGACAGACTGGCGGCAAGGGCGGTTACCGGCAGCACCACCATTGGCGATAGCAACAAGTTGCCAGCCCATAGCGTGCCATTGCGCAATAGGCGACGCCAACCAAACCGCCCCTCATTCGGCGGTGCTGGCTGCCGCAACTCATCCAACGCCTTCGGTCGCCACCGCTCAAGCGTGAACAGCAGGCCAAGCCAGCCGAACACGGCGGCAACTTTTATGATGAGGAAGAGGGTGCTCTGATCCATAACTCGCATTATGTAAACAGGCATGAGGTTAGGCCAAGGCTGGCTGAAGTAGTTGTGAAGGAGTGCGGCAAGATGGCCGTTAAGCAGACACCATCAGAACAGGGTCAAGTCAGGCCAATCATTGGTATTACGACCTGTTACGAGCCAGCTAAAGATCCGGACAAGAACATGCCGGCCTGGTTCACCAAGGACCCGTATGTTGAGGCGGTGATTAAGGCGGTCGGCGGTGTGCCTGTTCTACTGCCAAGTGCCGCAACGGCGGAGGCGAGCACCATCGCCGCCCTCATTGATGGTTGGCTAGGCGCCCTGGATGGCATTCTGGTCACCGGCAGCCCATCGAATGTTGAGCCCGCCCGCTATAACGGCCCGCCCAGTGCTAAAGGCACCGAGCATGACCCGGCCCGCGATGCCTACACGCTGCCACTGATCCGTGCCGCGATTGATCGGGGCGTGCCCTTGCTGGCGATTTGCCGTGGGCATCAGGAACTGAATGTTGCCCTAGGTGGCAGCCTGCATCAGTTGCTGCATGAGGTGCCGGGCCGATTTGACCATCGTGATGACGAGAGCAAACCTTTGCCCGAGCGCTTTGGTCCCGCCCATATGGTGAAACATCGCCCCGATGGGTTCTTCCAAATCGCCATGGATTGCGACGAATCCCTGGTCAATTCACTCCATACTCAAGGCATTGATCGGCTAGCCACCGGCCTACTGGAAGAGAGCGTGGCCCCCGATGGCACCATTGAGGCTGTCTCGGTTAAGGGCGCGAAAAACTTCGCGGTTGGCGTGCAATGGCATCCAGAATGGCATTACGAAACCAGCGAGACCTCAATGGCGCTGTTCCGCGCCTTCCAACAATCCAGCATCGCCCGACATTATGAACGAACTGGCCTTGCACCGGTTGCGGCCAGTGCCTAGGCTCCCGACCTCTTCGACCGCCCGTTTCTAGGGATGCCTTGCAGGCGCTTATGACCAACCAATTCGTTTTTGACCCACCGGCCACCGTCGCGGTGCCCGTGGCCGGATCGGCGGCCCAATTCCCAATCCGCCGCATCTTCTGTGTTGGCCGCAACTATTCCGACCATGTGCGGGAAATGGGCGGCGACCCAAGCGATACGCCGCCGGTCTTCTTCACCAAGCCAGCCGATGCGGTAGTCCGGGTCGATGATAAGGGCACCACTGGCGTCGCCTATCCCCCCGGCACTGACAGCCTGCACCATGAGGTTGAGTTGGTCGTGGCCCTCAAATCTGGTGGTAGCCACATCCCAGAAGCGGACGCGCTAAGCCATGTTTATGGCTACGCGGTTGGTGTCGACATGACCCGTCGTGACATCCAAAAGCGCGCCGCCGAGGCTGGCCAGCCCTGGGATATGGCAAAGGGGTTTGACCAATCCGCCCCGCTGGGCCCAATCCAACCGATGCCCGGGCAAGACATGCCAAAAGGCGGGATCACCCTTTCCGTGGATGGTGAGTTGCGCCAAAGCTCAGATCTCGATCACATGATCTGGAAGCTGCCGCCGATCATCAGCCGCCTGTCTGCCCTCATCCATCTTGAGCCTGGCGACCTGATTTACACCGGTACGCCGGATGGCGTCGGCCCGGTCACCAGAGGGCAGACGGTCAAGGCCGCGATTGACGGCCTGCCACCGATCAGCTTCGACATCACTTAACCCCCGACGTTTAAGGACACCAAAACCATGGCGCTTCGCGTTGCCACCTGGAACATCAACTCCGTGCGTCTGCGCATCGATATGGTCACGCGTTTCCTCGCTGAGTATCAGCCGGACGTGCTGTGCCTTCAGGAAACGAAGAGCCCAGATGGCGCCTTCCCGACCGCAGCGTTTGAGGAGGCGGGCTACCCCCATCTCGAGATTGCCGGGATGAAGGGCTATAACGGCGTTGCTGTCGTTTCAAAGCATCCGTTGAGCAATGGTGAGAGCTTTGATCGCTGCGGTAAGTCAGATTGTCGGCACGTGGCCGCCAGCCTCGCCGATGGC
Protein-coding regions in this window:
- a CDS encoding sterol desaturase family protein → MDQSTLFLIIKVAAVFGWLGLLFTLERWRPKALDELRQPAPPNEGRFGWRRLLRNGTLWAGNLLLSPMVVLPVTALAASLSPVVRPEFLQGWTGLVLDILILDMAIYWWHRFNHEVPFLWRFHEIHHLDERLDTTSAVRFHFGEVVLSAFARAVPVLALGIPLTSVVVFELLVLISAIFQHSNIKLPLKLERALSRVLITPSIHWVHHHAKRADTDSNYGTILSIWDPIFGTRSATERQVDMRIGVEGLGDRPLKELLLRPFSRQHPPSLNPAKAGAGEKE
- a CDS encoding gamma-glutamyl-gamma-aminobutyrate hydrolase family protein, which codes for MAVKQTPSEQGQVRPIIGITTCYEPAKDPDKNMPAWFTKDPYVEAVIKAVGGVPVLLPSAATAEASTIAALIDGWLGALDGILVTGSPSNVEPARYNGPPSAKGTEHDPARDAYTLPLIRAAIDRGVPLLAICRGHQELNVALGGSLHQLLHEVPGRFDHRDDESKPLPERFGPAHMVKHRPDGFFQIAMDCDESLVNSLHTQGIDRLATGLLEESVAPDGTIEAVSVKGAKNFAVGVQWHPEWHYETSETSMALFRAFQQSSIARHYERTGLAPVAASA
- a CDS encoding fumarylacetoacetate hydrolase family protein, producing the protein MTNQFVFDPPATVAVPVAGSAAQFPIRRIFCVGRNYSDHVREMGGDPSDTPPVFFTKPADAVVRVDDKGTTGVAYPPGTDSLHHEVELVVALKSGGSHIPEADALSHVYGYAVGVDMTRRDIQKRAAEAGQPWDMAKGFDQSAPLGPIQPMPGQDMPKGGITLSVDGELRQSSDLDHMIWKLPPIISRLSALIHLEPGDLIYTGTPDGVGPVTRGQTVKAAIDGLPPISFDIT